In Bacillus sp. NP247, one DNA window encodes the following:
- a CDS encoding DUF3914 domain-containing protein, which translates to MQIGSNIHTLAQPTKITPSNLEHNTISSTKLEGKKANDPIKFDIRSSEKEMKQPEHKFNELDLWKMLKDKGVPLWIILEMLQKSRKEKEAQNNSVQNSNTIEETSETRLNEVM; encoded by the coding sequence ATGCAAATCGGATCAAACATTCATACATTAGCTCAACCTACTAAAATAACTCCATCTAATCTTGAACATAATACTATCTCTTCTACTAAACTTGAAGGTAAGAAAGCGAATGATCCTATCAAGTTCGATATTCGTTCATCTGAAAAAGAAATGAAACAGCCTGAGCATAAATTTAACGAATTAGATTTATGGAAGATGTTAAAGGATAAAGGTGTTCCTTTATGGATCATCCTTGAAATGCTACAAAAGTCTCGTAAAGAAAAAGAAGCTCAAAATAATTCAGTTCAAAATTCAAATACGATTGAAGAAACGAGTGAGACTCGATTAAATGAAGTAATGTAA
- a CDS encoding aldo/keto reductase family protein: MEFSKLGNSGLTVSKIAYGNWINHGGKVNEDTANDCVKTALDVGITTFDTADVYSDTIAEEVLGRSLKGIRRESIELCTKVCHPTGPGKNDRGLSRKHIIENCNASLKRLQTDYIDVYYAHRFDTTTPLEETMLAFADLVRQGKVLYLGVSEWTSEQITRGAALARELNIPLIASQPQYSMLWRVIETDVIPTCQREGLGQVVWSPLAQGILTGKYQPGKPLPNQSRANSDAGKPFFQKLVQRWMSDDVLTAIQNLNPIAQETNLTLSQLAVAWVLQNPAVSSAIIGASNPEQIRENVIASSVKLQPEIMDQIDGVLKGFIEYDPSKTG, translated from the coding sequence ATGGAATTTAGCAAACTCGGAAACAGTGGATTAACAGTAAGTAAGATTGCATATGGGAACTGGATAAACCATGGTGGAAAAGTAAATGAAGATACTGCAAATGATTGTGTGAAAACCGCACTAGATGTCGGAATTACAACGTTCGATACTGCTGATGTTTATTCGGACACTATCGCTGAGGAAGTACTTGGCCGATCTTTAAAAGGTATACGCCGAGAAAGTATAGAACTATGTACAAAAGTATGTCATCCGACTGGACCTGGAAAAAATGATCGTGGGTTATCGCGAAAACATATTATAGAAAATTGTAATGCATCATTAAAACGGTTGCAGACAGACTACATTGATGTCTATTATGCACATAGATTTGATACAACAACTCCCCTTGAAGAAACGATGTTAGCTTTTGCTGATCTTGTAAGACAAGGTAAAGTCCTTTACTTAGGCGTAAGTGAGTGGACATCAGAACAAATCACCCGCGGTGCAGCACTTGCACGAGAATTGAACATTCCACTCATCGCTAGCCAACCTCAATATTCGATGTTGTGGCGAGTTATTGAAACTGATGTAATACCAACATGTCAACGTGAGGGACTTGGTCAAGTTGTTTGGTCTCCCCTTGCACAAGGTATTCTCACAGGAAAATATCAACCTGGTAAACCCTTGCCGAATCAATCACGTGCTAACTCTGATGCTGGTAAACCATTTTTTCAAAAACTCGTGCAACGTTGGATGAGTGATGATGTACTCACTGCAATTCAGAACCTTAATCCCATCGCGCAAGAAACTAATCTTACCTTATCTCAACTCGCTGTTGCTTGGGTACTACAAAATCCAGCTGTTTCCTCTGCAATTATTGGCGCATCAAATCCGGAGCAAATAAGAGAAAACGTAATTGCGTCTAGTGTTAAATTACAACCCGAAATTATGGATCAAATTGATGGTGTACTAAAAGGTTTCATTGAGTACGATCCGAGTAAAACAGGTTGA
- a CDS encoding ABC transporter permease, with product MTFRQFAFNNIFRNKRTYAAHFLSCAFSIMIFFTYALLLFHPDLQGELKSTSATISAFGTLGFTISQGLIFVFSFFFILYSVSSFLKTRKKEFGILMMQGMSMRQLKKLLLIENMLIGLGSICIGIFIGLIFSKLVLLISASVLMISNGLPFYIPVQAVLLTVITFILLFLIVSLVTFKMIKVTELVELIQAEEKPKPEPKASILLSLLSLISIGYGYISVFRFIPSTNFITLGMGVLLVIIGTYFLYTQCSVYILYLAKRSESFFLKRTNILTFSELIYRMKDNATMFFIVSIISAVAFTAIGTTAALGNRDLVWMTNPYTFLYESSENNKLVDKHLSIIKKRLEDANIPYRMASSSNKFTESNVNVLKLSEYNELTRALGYQQETIEKEDEMLLIPGRVSQKQEFKNGDYKKNIEVIQGDWTKTFRVKKTVGNLVLPHDPSSIYIAVQDHVYDEIPHTSNPKDENIQHRTYGFVVDDWIKTKEISNQLKNVFDKDLRDRDFYFEALTLNLLEAKQKNGLLLMASVLVGIVFFTFAASFIYFRLYTDLDRDQQQYKMISKMGLSKRELKKVVTRQLVLMFFLPIIIAVIHTVVAYMALQQLVNFSIINSAITILISFICIQVLYFFITRWRYLQKLYKVMEQ from the coding sequence ATGACTTTTCGTCAGTTCGCATTTAATAATATTTTTCGTAATAAGCGTACATACGCTGCCCATTTTTTAAGTTGTGCATTTTCTATTATGATTTTCTTTACGTATGCCCTTTTATTATTTCATCCTGATTTACAAGGGGAATTAAAATCGACAAGTGCAACAATAAGTGCATTTGGAACATTAGGATTTACAATTTCGCAAGGCTTGATTTTTGTATTTTCATTTTTCTTCATTCTATATTCAGTTAGTTCATTTTTAAAAACACGTAAGAAAGAATTTGGCATTTTAATGATGCAAGGAATGTCAATGAGGCAGCTTAAGAAATTATTATTAATTGAAAATATGTTAATTGGACTTGGGTCAATTTGTATAGGGATTTTCATCGGACTCATATTTTCTAAACTAGTGTTATTGATAAGCGCAAGTGTATTAATGATTAGTAATGGTTTACCTTTTTATATACCAGTGCAGGCGGTATTATTAACAGTCATCACATTTATTTTATTATTTTTAATTGTTTCGCTTGTTACTTTTAAAATGATAAAAGTAACGGAACTTGTGGAACTTATTCAAGCAGAGGAAAAGCCAAAGCCTGAACCGAAAGCTTCTATTCTATTATCGCTACTTTCTTTAATTAGTATAGGCTATGGATATATTTCAGTATTTCGCTTTATCCCAAGTACTAATTTTATTACGCTTGGAATGGGTGTACTTCTAGTCATTATAGGAACGTACTTTTTATATACACAGTGTAGCGTGTATATATTGTATCTTGCTAAAAGGAGTGAATCATTCTTTTTAAAGCGAACAAATATATTAACATTTTCAGAATTAATTTACCGTATGAAAGATAACGCAACGATGTTTTTCATTGTATCTATTATTTCAGCAGTTGCATTTACAGCAATCGGTACAACAGCCGCTCTTGGTAATAGGGATTTAGTATGGATGACAAACCCATATACATTTCTGTATGAAAGCTCTGAAAACAACAAATTGGTAGATAAACATCTCTCTATTATAAAAAAACGTCTTGAGGATGCAAATATTCCGTACCGAATGGCTTCATCTTCAAATAAATTTACAGAAAGTAACGTAAATGTATTGAAATTAAGTGAATATAACGAACTTACGAGAGCACTCGGGTACCAACAAGAAACGATTGAAAAAGAAGATGAAATGTTACTAATCCCTGGGAGGGTGTCACAAAAACAAGAATTTAAAAATGGTGACTATAAAAAAAATATTGAAGTCATTCAAGGAGATTGGACAAAGACATTTCGTGTGAAAAAAACTGTGGGAAATTTAGTTTTACCACATGATCCTAGTAGTATTTATATTGCTGTTCAAGATCATGTGTATGATGAAATTCCTCATACGAGTAATCCAAAAGATGAAAATATTCAACATCGTACTTACGGATTTGTTGTAGATGATTGGATAAAAACGAAAGAGATTTCAAATCAATTAAAGAATGTATTCGATAAAGATCTTAGGGACAGAGATTTCTACTTTGAAGCTTTAACATTAAACTTGTTGGAGGCAAAGCAAAAGAATGGTTTATTACTTATGGCAAGTGTTTTAGTCGGAATCGTTTTCTTTACATTTGCTGCTAGTTTTATTTATTTCCGATTATATACTGACTTGGACCGTGATCAACAACAATATAAAATGATTTCGAAAATGGGATTAAGTAAACGAGAGTTAAAAAAAGTTGTAACGAGACAGTTAGTATTAATGTTCTTCTTACCGATTATCATTGCAGTGATTCATACTGTAGTCGCTTATATGGCATTACAACAATTAGTTAATTTTTCTATAATAAATAGCGCTATCACTATTTTAATTTCATTTATATGTATACAAGTTCTATACTTCTTTATCACTCGTTGGCGTTACCTACAAAAGCTTTATAAAGTTATGGAGCAATAG
- a CDS encoding LysR substrate-binding domain-containing protein has product MDIRKMRYFITVAEELNFSRAAERLMMAQPPLSQEIRKLEEELGVQLFHRTKRMVELTDAGKIFLEGARQTLLQVDRTIKETQLANEGKVGHLIIGFVDSTETVIEILKKFRERFPKIQLILREMTTDQQIKALYEKQIHIGFIRSKQNNEILASEVCSEECLKLVLHQDHPLVSLPNISMKSLVDEPFILFPRHFGTNFYDLIISYFWEHGVSLNIVQEAIQMQTIVNLVAAGMGISVVPSSVESYKKSGVMYKDIQENTPKINLYIGWRQDEKSVVLENFLTVVREVYATSQFEFEK; this is encoded by the coding sequence ATGGATATTCGAAAAATGAGATATTTCATAACAGTGGCAGAAGAATTAAACTTTAGTCGTGCGGCAGAACGTCTTATGATGGCACAACCGCCTTTAAGCCAAGAAATTCGAAAGTTGGAAGAAGAATTAGGCGTTCAACTTTTTCATCGAACAAAAAGAATGGTTGAACTTACTGACGCGGGGAAAATATTTTTAGAAGGTGCACGGCAAACGTTGCTTCAAGTAGATAGAACCATTAAAGAAACACAGCTTGCGAATGAAGGGAAGGTAGGACATTTAATAATCGGTTTTGTCGATTCTACAGAAACCGTTATAGAGATATTAAAAAAATTTCGAGAACGTTTTCCTAAAATACAGCTCATATTACGTGAGATGACAACAGACCAGCAAATAAAAGCGCTCTATGAAAAACAAATTCATATTGGATTTATTCGTTCCAAGCAGAATAATGAAATATTAGCTTCCGAAGTTTGTTCTGAAGAATGTTTAAAATTAGTTTTGCATCAAGATCATCCTTTAGTTTCGTTACCTAACATTTCAATGAAATCATTAGTTGATGAACCATTTATTTTATTTCCTCGTCATTTCGGTACTAACTTTTATGATTTAATTATTAGTTACTTTTGGGAACATGGAGTAAGTTTAAATATTGTTCAAGAGGCAATCCAAATGCAAACGATTGTGAATTTAGTTGCAGCAGGAATGGGGATTTCTGTCGTTCCATCATCGGTGGAAAGTTATAAAAAATCGGGTGTCATGTATAAAGACATTCAAGAAAATACACCGAAAATAAATTTATATATTGGATGGAGACAAGATGAAAAGTCTGTCGTGTTAGAGAACTTTTTAACTGTTGTTAGAGAGGTTTATGCGACTTCACAATTTGAATTTGAAAAGTAA
- the abc-f gene encoding ribosomal protection-like ABC-F family protein, translated as MKELLKLNDVYVEIKENTLLEKMNVTVKQGDVIGLIGKNGAGKSTLLQLINGKIEPSKGIVEWHQMNMTTAYVEQEMESFISNDVIAKEAELLAKWGVPTNDFHTLSGGEKLKIRLAKGFAKSPNVLILDEPTNHLDEMSTEFLIKQIKNMKGTVIVVSHDRYFLDVVATKIWSIEEKKLIEHSGNYTSYMKAREQRRLTQQREYEKQQKKIEQVETHIKELSSWSQKAHAQSTKQEGVKEFYRVKAKRMDAQVKSKRKRLEKELEKTKVERVKEEYSVEFSIQANKKVGKRFLEVKQLRKEFNRRTLFENVNFTIQHGEKVAIVGPNGSGKTTLLKMIMGTETVQGEVWISPSANIGYLTQEVFDLPLDKTPEDLFFKETFEERGKVQNLMKHLGFQASQWKEPIEHMSMGERVKCKLMAYILDEKDVLILDEPTNHLDLPSREQLENTLAEYNGTLVIVSHDRYFLEKTTNTKLVFSNHTIQKQLEKPIKTRDDIEELRLTLETERQEVLGKLSFLTFNDKEYKELDERFIELTKQIKAL; from the coding sequence ATGAAAGAGCTTTTAAAATTAAATGATGTGTATGTTGAAATAAAGGAAAATACTTTGTTAGAAAAAATGAATGTAACAGTAAAACAAGGGGATGTAATCGGATTAATTGGTAAAAATGGTGCTGGTAAATCAACGTTACTTCAATTAATAAATGGGAAGATTGAGCCATCAAAAGGAATTGTTGAATGGCATCAAATGAATATGACAACAGCATATGTTGAACAAGAAATGGAATCTTTTATTAGTAATGATGTGATTGCAAAAGAAGCAGAACTTCTTGCGAAATGGGGCGTGCCCACGAACGATTTTCATACTTTAAGTGGTGGTGAAAAGCTGAAAATTCGACTAGCAAAAGGATTTGCTAAAAGCCCTAACGTATTAATATTAGACGAACCGACAAATCATTTAGATGAGATGAGTACGGAATTTCTCATTAAACAAATAAAAAATATGAAGGGCACAGTTATCGTTGTATCGCATGATCGATACTTTTTAGATGTTGTCGCAACGAAAATATGGTCAATTGAGGAAAAGAAACTAATTGAGCATAGCGGTAATTATACGAGTTATATGAAAGCACGTGAGCAAAGAAGATTGACGCAGCAGCGTGAATATGAAAAACAACAAAAAAAGATAGAACAAGTAGAAACACATATAAAAGAATTAAGTTCATGGTCACAAAAGGCACACGCACAGTCTACAAAACAAGAAGGAGTTAAAGAGTTTTATCGTGTAAAAGCGAAGCGAATGGATGCGCAAGTGAAGTCAAAACGAAAACGTCTCGAAAAAGAGCTGGAGAAAACGAAAGTAGAACGTGTGAAAGAAGAGTATTCAGTCGAGTTTTCTATTCAAGCGAATAAAAAAGTAGGAAAACGCTTCTTAGAAGTGAAACAATTGAGGAAAGAATTTAATAGACGAACATTATTTGAAAACGTTAATTTTACAATTCAGCACGGTGAGAAGGTTGCGATTGTTGGACCAAACGGTAGCGGGAAAACAACATTACTGAAGATGATTATGGGAACGGAAACTGTACAAGGAGAAGTATGGATTTCACCATCTGCAAACATCGGTTATTTAACACAAGAAGTATTTGATTTACCACTGGATAAAACACCAGAAGATTTATTTTTTAAAGAGACATTTGAAGAAAGAGGAAAAGTCCAAAATTTAATGAAACATTTAGGATTCCAAGCTTCTCAATGGAAAGAGCCGATTGAGCATATGAGTATGGGGGAACGAGTAAAATGCAAGTTAATGGCTTATATTTTAGATGAAAAAGATGTACTTATTTTAGATGAACCGACAAATCACCTTGATCTTCCTTCACGTGAACAGCTTGAAAATACATTAGCGGAGTATAATGGAACACTAGTTATCGTTTCTCACGATCGATATTTTCTAGAGAAAACAACTAATACGAAACTTGTGTTTTCAAATCATACGATACAAAAGCAGCTAGAGAAACCTATTAAAACAAGAGATGATATTGAGGAGCTACGTTTAACGTTAGAAACAGAGAGACAAGAAGTATTAGGTAAATTAAGCTTTTTAACTTTTAACGATAAAGAATATAAAGAACTTGATGAACGATTTATAGAACTTACGAAACAGATTAAGGCGCTTTAA
- a CDS encoding DUF3267 domain-containing protein — protein sequence MDFSEWTPFIQNNWYRKHYMKFVYLLQIIIFLIPYFFEIGFTHINIFYLIIIGIFVFIIHECLHILVINKKGDISLTCSGIFFWLNTNAILSKARFWVFMSLPIIVLSVVPAVMSFYVSGNMKSIMLFICWMNTFISASDIYNSFFIAIKPKNSVFCRGYYQVK from the coding sequence ATGGATTTTTCAGAATGGACTCCTTTTATACAGAATAATTGGTATCGAAAACATTATATGAAGTTTGTATATCTACTTCAGATAATCATTTTTCTAATACCCTATTTCTTTGAAATAGGTTTCACTCATATTAATATATTTTATCTTATCATAATTGGTATTTTTGTCTTTATCATTCACGAATGTCTACACATTTTGGTCATAAATAAAAAAGGTGATATTAGCTTAACGTGTAGTGGAATATTTTTTTGGCTAAATACAAATGCAATACTATCCAAAGCGAGATTTTGGGTCTTTATGAGCTTGCCTATTATTGTATTATCGGTAGTCCCTGCTGTTATGTCGTTTTATGTATCAGGAAATATGAAATCAATCATGTTATTTATATGTTGGATGAACACATTTATCTCCGCCTCAGATATCTACAATTCATTTTTTATTGCAATTAAACCGAAAAACTCAGTTTTTTGCAGAGGATATTATCAAGTGAAATAG
- a CDS encoding beta-propeller fold lactonase family protein — protein MSSNKKSKSSDPCEKFQQPCFSFVSSCDNNNCCTPVFFSFAQQQELLQVLSLLNQAILSFFTKPNLTTAHVLQSALQAVYDLLTTVHPNTPQKELVLQTIQKLISSIPNASLTQISALFQFLFKNLSSLISCSNISTPLLQQIFNLILQGVLNSSLLSITGPTGPQGVQGIQGTEGPEGPTGSQGVQGIQGTEGPTGPTGSQGVQGIQGTEGPEGPTGPQGVQGIQGVPGPPGPTGSGTGMGVPGPPGPTGPQGVQGIQGTEGPEGPTGSQGVQGIQGPEGPEGPTGSQGVQGIQGTEGPEGPIGPQGVQGIQGPPGECECPTGPVCNFLVYATNAGAIDDPTNDTVSVINSGTNTVVATITVGNAPLEVAVSPNGTRAYVSNIFSNTVSVIDTATNTVVTTIPVGINPIGVAVSPDGTTVYIGNHGSNTVSVINAATNAVVATIPVGINPQGITFNPIGTLAYVANELSNTISVIDTATNTVIATIPVGIRPRIIVFTPDGTLAYVTNQASNTVSVIDTFTDTVITTINVGVEPVGIAITPDGTRIYVVNKVSNTVSVISTLTNTVIDIIPVALSPDQVTIIPDGTRAYVTNQASNTVSVIDIITNTVIDTIPVGTAPTGIATGTICE, from the coding sequence ATGAGTTCTAACAAAAAATCCAAGTCATCGGATCCGTGTGAAAAATTCCAACAACCTTGTTTTTCTTTTGTTTCCTCTTGTGATAACAATAATTGTTGCACACCTGTTTTCTTTTCGTTTGCTCAACAACAAGAATTATTACAAGTACTAAGCTTGTTAAATCAAGCTATTCTTTCCTTTTTCACAAAACCCAATCTGACAACTGCACACGTTCTTCAATCAGCGTTACAAGCAGTATATGATTTATTAACAACAGTACATCCAAATACTCCCCAAAAAGAATTAGTTCTACAAACCATACAAAAATTAATCAGTTCCATACCCAATGCATCTCTCACTCAAATATCAGCATTATTCCAATTTCTATTCAAAAACTTGTCTTCTCTTATTAGTTGTTCAAATATATCGACTCCCTTGTTACAGCAGATATTTAACTTAATTTTACAAGGAGTCTTGAATAGTTCACTATTAAGCATTACTGGACCGACTGGACCGCAGGGTGTGCAAGGTATTCAGGGAACTGAAGGACCCGAAGGACCTACTGGATCACAAGGCGTGCAAGGTATTCAGGGAACTGAAGGACCTACTGGACCTACTGGATCACAAGGTGTGCAAGGTATTCAGGGAACTGAAGGACCTGAAGGACCTACTGGACCACAAGGCGTGCAAGGTATTCAGGGAGTTCCTGGGCCGCCAGGACCTACTGGTTCGGGGACAGGAATGGGAGTTCCTGGGCCGCCAGGACCTACTGGACCACAAGGTGTGCAAGGTATTCAGGGAACTGAAGGGCCCGAAGGACCTACTGGATCACAAGGTGTGCAAGGTATTCAAGGACCTGAAGGACCTGAAGGACCTACTGGATCACAAGGCGTGCAAGGTATTCAGGGAACTGAAGGACCTGAAGGACCTATTGGACCACAAGGCGTGCAAGGTATTCAAGGGCCACCAGGAGAATGTGAGTGCCCAACTGGTCCTGTATGTAATTTCCTTGTTTATGCTACAAACGCCGGAGCCATTGATGATCCAACAAATGATACTGTTTCTGTTATTAATTCTGGTACAAATACAGTTGTCGCTACTATTACTGTAGGAAATGCTCCACTTGAAGTAGCAGTATCACCTAATGGGACTCGTGCTTATGTTTCAAACATTTTTTCTAATACTGTTTCTGTTATTGATACCGCAACCAACACAGTTGTTACTACCATTCCTGTTGGAATCAATCCAATTGGTGTAGCTGTTTCTCCAGATGGAACAACTGTTTATATTGGAAATCATGGTAGTAATACTGTTTCTGTTATTAATGCCGCAACCAACGCAGTTGTTGCTACTATCCCTGTTGGAATCAATCCACAAGGAATCACATTTAATCCCATTGGTACTCTTGCTTATGTTGCAAACGAATTAAGTAATACAATTTCCGTTATTGATACTGCTACCAATACAGTTATCGCTACTATCCCTGTCGGCATCCGCCCTAGAATAATTGTCTTTACACCAGATGGAACTCTTGCTTACGTCACAAATCAAGCTAGTAATACTGTTTCTGTTATTGATACTTTTACTGATACAGTTATTACTACAATTAACGTAGGCGTCGAGCCTGTTGGTATAGCTATTACACCGGATGGAACTCGGATTTACGTTGTGAATAAAGTTAGTAATACTGTTTCTGTAATAAGTACGTTGACAAACACTGTAATTGATATCATTCCTGTTGCACTATCTCCTGATCAAGTAACCATCATACCAGATGGGACTCGTGCCTATGTTACAAATCAAGCTAGCAATACTGTTTCTGTTATTGATATTATTACTAATACCGTTATCGATACTATCCCAGTAGGTACTGCTCCAACTGGGATAGCAACCGGAACTATTTGCGAATAA
- a CDS encoding lipoprotein BA_5634 family protein produces MKGNAMKRTLTIFMLTILLLISFSACSKKENPFPANGLLIIGDENKISPIINRYQEITKENEVFSVKKGKVGNGQVLILNESTAQALIKEKVFRKRDNGSNYIIDTLPKFPKEGSLLFTHEDEKNMKSIELEGKEIPVSYDSDAWIGNTRKYPTQWYVIVAQNSVYKEIKANETKMHLLHLKKSLGDEKPKMSTDNTLVNENVKVTRLIKGLEGEVSFQFVTIGEKS; encoded by the coding sequence ATGAAAGGAAACGCGATGAAAAGAACTTTAACTATTTTTATGTTAACGATACTACTTTTAATAAGTTTTAGTGCATGCTCTAAAAAGGAAAATCCATTTCCTGCAAACGGTTTATTAATCATTGGAGATGAAAATAAAATTTCACCAATTATTAATCGTTATCAAGAAATTACGAAAGAAAATGAAGTGTTTTCTGTGAAAAAAGGTAAAGTTGGAAATGGACAGGTATTAATTTTAAATGAATCTACAGCACAAGCATTGATTAAAGAAAAAGTTTTTCGTAAACGAGATAATGGCTCCAATTATATTATAGATACGTTACCGAAATTCCCAAAAGAAGGTTCGCTGTTGTTTACACATGAAGACGAAAAGAATATGAAAAGTATTGAATTAGAAGGAAAAGAGATTCCAGTTTCATACGATAGTGACGCTTGGATAGGTAACACTCGTAAATATCCAACGCAATGGTATGTGATTGTAGCACAAAATAGTGTGTATAAAGAAATAAAGGCAAATGAAACGAAAATGCACCTTCTTCATCTGAAAAAATCTTTAGGAGATGAAAAACCTAAAATGTCGACAGATAATACATTGGTTAATGAAAATGTCAAAGTAACAAGGCTAATTAAAGGTTTGGAAGGAGAAGTATCTTTTCAGTTTGTAACGATTGGAGAAAAATCTTAA
- a CDS encoding ABC transporter ATP-binding protein, which translates to MEILHAKSISKVYKGKIPFKALVDIDLSIQEGEFVGIMGPSGSGKTTLLNMVSTIDSPSSGEILINGTNPFQLSSEDLALFRRKQLGFVFQSFNLLSTLTVKENIVLPMTLDGVSVQEMNRRVEEITEKLNITDILSKRTFEISGGQAQRTAIARAIVHKPQLLLADEPTGNLDSKSSNDVMEMLDTLNKEEKATMMLVTHDPYAASFCSRVIFIKDGQLYNEIYCGDSRQAFYQKIMDVLSLLGGKRHDFSSVRI; encoded by the coding sequence ATGGAAATTTTACATGCAAAAAGTATTAGTAAAGTATATAAAGGGAAAATACCTTTTAAAGCATTGGTGGATATTGATTTATCAATTCAAGAAGGTGAATTTGTAGGAATTATGGGCCCGTCAGGTAGTGGGAAAACAACGTTATTGAATATGGTATCTACTATTGATTCTCCATCATCGGGAGAAATTTTAATTAATGGCACAAATCCTTTCCAATTATCATCAGAAGATTTAGCGTTATTCCGCAGGAAACAATTAGGATTTGTTTTTCAATCATTTAATCTTCTTAGCACACTTACTGTAAAAGAAAACATCGTATTGCCGATGACATTAGATGGTGTTTCTGTGCAAGAAATGAATAGACGAGTGGAAGAAATTACAGAGAAGTTAAACATTACAGATATATTGAGTAAAAGAACGTTTGAAATATCAGGGGGTCAGGCTCAAAGAACAGCAATCGCTCGTGCTATCGTTCATAAACCGCAATTATTACTTGCAGATGAACCAACAGGGAATTTAGACTCTAAATCTTCAAATGATGTAATGGAGATGCTAGATACTCTTAATAAAGAAGAAAAAGCAACGATGATGTTAGTTACACATGATCCTTATGCAGCGAGTTTTTGCAGCAGAGTCATATTTATTAAAGATGGTCAATTATATAATGAAATTTATTGCGGTGACAGCAGGCAAGCCTTTTATCAAAAGATTATGGATGTCCTTTCTTTGTTAGGAGGGAAAAGGCATGACTTTTCGTCAGTTCGCATTTAA
- a CDS encoding GNAT family N-acetyltransferase, whose product MGEESSTKLFRIDCGDIYLQEFTMKDAESIYKISNQPEIEKFLPDWKSTKEQRVNWVTNYEVPENKAFFDAVKLTSNVEEYSLKLGVFITSTNEFIGWCCTGIKEELPSPNREIMYAISSEYQNKGYATQATKGLIGYLFENTNADALNAIALINNVPSNKVIEKCGLTYMRQQTIENQLYNHYLLSKSEWIKNIAL is encoded by the coding sequence ATGGGAGAAGAGAGTTCGACTAAATTATTTAGAATAGACTGTGGAGATATATACTTGCAAGAGTTTACTATGAAAGATGCGGAGAGCATTTATAAAATATCAAATCAACCGGAAATAGAAAAGTTTTTACCAGACTGGAAATCAACAAAAGAACAACGAGTTAATTGGGTTACAAATTATGAGGTACCAGAAAATAAAGCATTTTTTGATGCCGTGAAACTTACATCAAACGTTGAAGAGTATTCTTTAAAGTTAGGGGTATTTATTACAAGTACAAATGAGTTTATTGGTTGGTGTTGTACGGGTATTAAAGAAGAACTCCCTTCACCAAATAGAGAAATTATGTATGCTATTTCAAGTGAGTATCAAAATAAAGGTTACGCAACGCAAGCGACAAAAGGCTTGATCGGCTATTTGTTTGAAAATACAAATGCTGATGCCCTTAACGCAATTGCATTAATTAACAACGTACCATCAAATAAAGTAATTGAAAAATGCGGGCTTACTTATATGAGACAACAGACGATAGAAAATCAACTATATAATCATTATTTATTGAGTAAATCAGAGTGGATAAAAAATATTGCTCTTTAA